One Serpentinicella alkaliphila DNA segment encodes these proteins:
- the asnA gene encoding aspartate--ammonia ligase has product METLIIPKDYKSKLSIKETEIAIKRIKDFFERQLAESLNLTRVSAPLFVMPETGMNDNLNGVERPVAFEVKGVNNKEVEIVHSLAKWKRMALFRYGFEAGEGLYTDMDAIRRDEDLDNIHSIYVDQWDWEKIITKEDRNEETLKDIVNRIYKVFLVTEAYMDSLYDGYEKFLPKDIFFITTQELEDLYPNLTSKERENAIAKEKGAVFIMKIGGKLNSGEKHDGRAPDYDDWTLNGDIILWFPVLDMALELSSMGIRVDEDALEKQLKEANCEDRMNLLFHQLILDKKLPYTVGGGIGQSRICMFFLRKAHIGEVQSSIWPEEMIQRCEEANIFLL; this is encoded by the coding sequence ATGGAGACTTTAATAATACCAAAAGACTATAAGTCGAAGCTATCTATTAAGGAAACAGAGATTGCTATTAAAAGAATTAAGGATTTTTTTGAAAGACAATTAGCAGAATCATTAAACCTAACTAGGGTATCTGCGCCACTATTTGTTATGCCTGAAACGGGAATGAATGATAACTTAAACGGTGTTGAAAGGCCTGTTGCTTTTGAAGTTAAAGGAGTAAATAATAAAGAGGTTGAGATTGTACACTCTTTAGCTAAGTGGAAGAGAATGGCCTTGTTTCGCTATGGTTTTGAGGCTGGTGAAGGATTATATACAGACATGGATGCAATAAGAAGAGATGAAGACCTAGATAATATTCATTCAATTTATGTGGATCAATGGGACTGGGAAAAAATAATTACAAAAGAAGATAGAAACGAAGAAACATTAAAGGATATAGTAAATAGAATCTATAAAGTTTTTTTAGTAACTGAGGCTTATATGGACTCTCTTTACGATGGATATGAAAAATTTCTACCGAAGGATATTTTCTTTATAACTACTCAAGAGCTTGAGGACTTATATCCAAATCTTACATCTAAAGAACGTGAAAATGCGATAGCTAAGGAAAAAGGTGCAGTATTTATAATGAAAATCGGAGGTAAATTAAACTCTGGTGAAAAACACGATGGTAGAGCTCCAGATTATGATGATTGGACATTAAACGGTGATATTATTCTTTGGTTCCCAGTATTAGATATGGCATTGGAATTATCATCTATGGGTATTCGTGTCGATGAAGATGCTTTAGAAAAACAGTTAAAAGAAGCTAATTGTGAAGATAGAATGAATTTATTATTTCATCAATTAATTTTAGATAAGAAGCTGCCTTATACAGTTGGTGGCGGAATAGGACAATCAAGGATTTGTATGTTTTTCTTAAGAAAGGCTCATATTGGAGAAGTTCAATCCTCTATTTGGCCAGAAGAAATGATACAAAGATGTGAAGAAGCTAATATATTTTTATTATAA
- a CDS encoding CapA family protein, whose translation MISCKRYKAFLAIFSLLIIFQLFVGCTYGYKESQVPIMEEEIVELEPVYVSISAVGDVMMHNPQIKAYYQNDNYDFTHNFGKIAPYIRQSHISIANLETTFGGKARGYSGYPMFNSPDELADALVWAGFNVISTVNNHTMDTGIKGLHRTLEVLDSKELSVVGTKSKVEEDSFTIKDVNGIKVGITAYTYETPRFGTFKTLNGIKVPKEAEDLIDSFSYEFFEEDLLKIKDRIDLMRDKGAEIIVFCVHWGQEYQRTPNSYQTQMAKKLSDYGVNVIFGSHPHVLQPIEIIESEESQTKTLVAYSLGNFISNQRFETVNNRYTEDGMILTVEFKKDLNNNEISLNNVMYMPTWVHRYREAGRLRYEVLPVLEFIDSEENNSFNLPKETLWRIKNSKDNTLELVDLDGEYIREQQIIRQAN comes from the coding sequence TTGATTTCGTGTAAAAGATATAAAGCCTTTTTAGCTATATTTTCACTGCTCATTATATTCCAGTTGTTTGTAGGATGCACCTATGGGTATAAAGAATCTCAAGTCCCTATTATGGAAGAAGAAATTGTTGAACTTGAACCTGTATATGTTAGTATATCTGCCGTAGGGGATGTGATGATGCACAATCCACAGATAAAAGCATATTATCAAAATGACAACTATGACTTTACACATAATTTTGGAAAAATAGCACCCTATATTAGACAGTCACATATATCTATAGCAAATTTAGAGACAACATTTGGTGGAAAAGCCCGAGGTTATTCGGGTTATCCGATGTTTAATTCTCCAGATGAACTTGCAGACGCCTTAGTTTGGGCTGGATTTAATGTCATATCTACAGTTAATAATCATACAATGGATACAGGGATAAAAGGTTTACACAGAACTTTAGAAGTTTTGGATTCCAAAGAATTATCTGTAGTAGGTACAAAAAGTAAAGTTGAAGAAGACAGCTTTACTATTAAGGACGTAAACGGAATCAAAGTGGGGATTACAGCATACACCTATGAAACTCCTAGATTTGGTACGTTTAAGACTCTAAATGGTATAAAGGTTCCAAAGGAGGCTGAGGATCTTATAGATAGCTTTTCATATGAATTCTTTGAGGAAGACTTATTAAAGATTAAAGATAGAATTGATTTAATGAGAGATAAGGGGGCGGAAATTATTGTTTTCTGTGTACACTGGGGACAGGAGTACCAAAGGACACCAAATAGTTATCAAACCCAAATGGCCAAAAAATTATCAGACTATGGTGTAAATGTCATATTTGGGAGCCACCCCCACGTTTTGCAGCCAATAGAAATTATTGAGTCAGAAGAAAGCCAAACAAAGACATTGGTTGCATATTCACTAGGTAACTTTATATCTAATCAACGTTTCGAGACTGTAAATAATCGTTATACTGAAGATGGTATGATTTTAACAGTTGAGTTTAAAAAAGATTTAAATAATAACGAAATATCTTTAAATAATGTAATGTATATGCCTACCTGGGTACACCGCTACAGAGAAGCTGGGAGACTTAGATATGAGGTTTTACCCGTTTTAGAATTTATAGACAGTGAGGAGAATAATTCCTTTAACCTCCCTAAAGAAACTCTATGGAGAATTAAAAATTCTAAAGACAATACATTGGAATTAGTGGACTTGGATGGAGAGTACATAAGAGAACAGCAGATTATTAGGCAGGCGAACTGA
- a CDS encoding aspartyl-phosphate phosphatase Spo0E family protein — translation MKKKKACLNLQLEQLREELNQLIELNNGIITKQVVELSQKLDIIIVEAMRNRMCKKSSNF, via the coding sequence ATGAAAAAGAAGAAGGCGTGTTTAAATCTGCAATTAGAACAATTAAGAGAAGAATTGAATCAATTAATTGAATTAAATAATGGAATAATAACTAAACAAGTTGTAGAACTTAGTCAGAAACTTGATATCATAATAGTAGAAGCCATGAGAAATAGAATGTGTAAAAAATCCTCTAATTTTTAG
- a CDS encoding hemerythrin domain-containing protein: MKATDVLVAEHKNIKRMLVVVRKLCRQVFFNQEVYYEGFYDAIDFIRNYADKFHHGKEEDIYFASMSTELGPTIQQGPIFGMLAEHDLGRLFIKTLEESLEKSKNGDEDAKIDIISNAICYTDLLYRHIDKEDNAIFTFAESNLNEEAKKTVDEDFEKSKDRLKSDETENKYVELLERLEKYVASV, encoded by the coding sequence ATGAAAGCAACAGATGTTTTAGTAGCAGAACATAAAAATATTAAACGCATGTTAGTAGTTGTAAGAAAATTATGTCGTCAGGTGTTTTTTAATCAGGAAGTATATTATGAGGGCTTCTATGATGCAATTGACTTCATTAGAAACTATGCTGACAAATTTCATCATGGTAAAGAAGAGGACATTTACTTTGCTTCTATGTCGACAGAGCTTGGTCCTACAATTCAACAAGGTCCCATATTCGGAATGCTAGCGGAACATGATTTAGGCAGATTATTTATCAAAACCCTAGAGGAATCTTTAGAAAAATCAAAAAATGGTGATGAAGATGCAAAAATAGATATAATTTCAAATGCTATATGCTACACAGATTTACTTTACCGTCATATCGATAAAGAAGATAATGCTATTTTCACTTTTGCAGAAAGTAATCTTAATGAAGAAGCTAAAAAAACAGTAGATGAAGACTTCGAAAAAAGTAAAGATAGATTAAAAAGTGATGAAACTGAAAATAAATATGTTGAACTCTTAGAACGACTTGAAAAATACGTAGCATCTGTTTAA
- a CDS encoding DUF1385 domain-containing protein yields MRVGGYANSCGITFYNKVFKVSSCLKNGVVLDDIKWIFPTKWFVKLERVPFLGGLVVLYYQWKIFSTRTKFIYTFLILLMILDEIMKFAYIIPNYYNYLFGITALGIILNLKIIMRIFRFHGAEHKVINCYSEHGYINYELVKKASRFNKRCGSNLVLIFLLLYLIMCAIGHDSLIAILFIMLLSIQIMKVINKKDTSFDKYINLLQYITVQEPKDEEIYLATNAFNKLIKATYIYEVECYRKDNKDKLSTI; encoded by the coding sequence ATGAGAGTTGGAGGTTATGCAAATAGTTGTGGAATAACCTTTTATAATAAAGTATTTAAGGTAAGCTCATGCTTAAAAAATGGTGTAGTGCTAGATGACATAAAGTGGATTTTTCCTACTAAATGGTTTGTAAAGCTAGAGCGAGTACCTTTTTTAGGTGGACTGGTTGTATTGTATTATCAATGGAAAATATTTAGTACAAGAACTAAATTTATATATACATTTTTAATATTACTTATGATATTGGATGAGATTATGAAGTTTGCTTATATAATCCCTAACTATTATAATTATCTATTTGGTATCACCGCTTTAGGTATTATTCTTAATTTAAAGATAATTATGCGTATTTTTAGATTTCATGGAGCTGAACATAAGGTTATTAACTGTTATAGTGAGCATGGCTATATTAATTATGAATTAGTAAAAAAGGCATCTAGGTTTAATAAACGATGTGGATCAAATTTAGTTTTAATATTTTTGTTGTTATATTTAATTATGTGTGCCATAGGCCATGATTCCTTAATAGCCATTTTGTTTATAATGCTACTTAGTATACAAATAATGAAAGTTATAAATAAAAAAGATACTTCCTTTGATAAATATATAAACTTACTTCAATATATAACAGTTCAGGAGCCAAAGGATGAAGAAATCTACTTAGCCACCAATGCTTTTAATAAGTTAATTAAAGCTACTTATATATATGAAGTTGAATGTTATAGAAAAGATAACAAGGACAAGCTAAGTACAATATAA
- a CDS encoding alpha/beta-type small acid-soluble spore protein — protein sequence MPSNNNSGSGRNSIVVPAARQALNQMKTEIASELGLSNYEQIDKGNLTARQNGYVGGYMTKRLVEQAERSMGGQQ from the coding sequence GTGCCAAGCAATAATAACTCTGGAAGTGGAAGAAATTCAATCGTAGTTCCTGCAGCTCGTCAAGCTCTAAACCAAATGAAAACTGAAATCGCTAGTGAATTAGGTTTATCAAATTATGAGCAAATCGACAAAGGAAATTTAACAGCAAGACAAAATGGTTACGTTGGTGGATATATGACTAAGAGATTAGTTGAGCAAGCTGAAAGAAGCATGGGTGGACAACAATAA
- a CDS encoding radical SAM protein, with protein MRYEGAVYRPPSEAYSLIIQATIGCSHNKCTFCNMYKEKRFRMRSLTEIIEDLEMARKSYRHIKRIFLADGDALALKTEYLKQILIKIRELFPECERVGIYSAPKDILRKTKEELKELHELGLGIAYLGIESGSEQILKTINKGVTSEQMIEAGKKMVESGIKLSVTIISGLGGQELWEEHAIESARVVNEINPHYLGLLTLMVEPEVEMYQDIRSGKLKLLTPEQVMLETQLLIEKLNVKGCVFRSNHASNYIPLEGTLPQDKERLLNQIKGALQRGGFKSDYHRRL; from the coding sequence TTGAGATATGAAGGTGCAGTATATAGACCACCAAGTGAAGCGTATAGCTTAATTATACAAGCAACGATAGGATGTTCACATAATAAATGTACATTCTGTAATATGTATAAAGAAAAAAGGTTTAGAATGAGAAGTTTAACAGAAATTATTGAAGATTTAGAAATGGCTAGAAAATCATACAGACATATTAAAAGAATTTTTTTAGCTGATGGTGATGCATTGGCATTAAAAACTGAATATCTAAAGCAAATACTTATAAAAATTAGGGAGTTATTTCCTGAGTGTGAAAGAGTAGGTATTTACAGTGCACCTAAGGATATTTTAAGAAAAACTAAAGAGGAACTAAAGGAGCTTCATGAGCTTGGCTTAGGTATAGCTTATTTAGGTATTGAATCTGGAAGTGAACAAATATTAAAAACCATAAATAAAGGCGTTACTTCAGAGCAAATGATAGAAGCAGGAAAAAAAATGGTGGAATCAGGTATTAAACTTTCAGTAACTATAATTTCTGGTTTAGGTGGCCAAGAGCTTTGGGAAGAGCATGCGATTGAATCTGCAAGGGTAGTTAATGAAATAAATCCTCATTACTTAGGTTTATTAACACTTATGGTAGAGCCTGAGGTTGAAATGTATCAGGACATTAGAAGTGGTAAATTAAAGTTATTAACTCCAGAACAAGTAATGCTAGAAACTCAGTTGTTAATTGAAAAGCTTAATGTTAAGGGTTGTGTTTTTAGAAGTAACCATGCCTCAAACTACATTCCGTTAGAGGGAACTTTACCACAGGATAAAGAGCGTTTGTTAAACCAAATTAAAGGTGCTCTTCAAAGAGGTGGATTTAAATCTGACTACCATAGAAGATTGTAA
- a CDS encoding alpha/beta hydrolase — translation MIIIFSILLILLVISLYFSSIIIYPKTIDHHKGLAREIKLGRINEEDFNSIEKEEVIIKSPFNYSLFGLFFNNNSNKTVIICHGISLNLYSSIKYLPLYYIKGFNVLVYDHRNHGKSGGKTTTYGYYEKYDLKACVDWVKGRYGPDALIGIHGESMGAATVIQYAALEDVAAFYVVDCPYSDLKSELVIRSWEDYMLPKFPIINICNLINKVVTGVFFEQVSPINEISKIKTPMLFIHGALDKYVPTEMTIDLFNKKNGLKELYIAPNSGHVESYSNNKDEYNLILDKFLKLIKIN, via the coding sequence TTGATTATCATTTTCTCCATATTATTAATACTATTAGTTATTTCTTTATATTTTTCATCAATAATTATATATCCTAAAACTATAGACCATCATAAAGGACTTGCAAGAGAAATAAAGCTAGGAAGAATTAATGAAGAGGATTTTAATTCTATTGAAAAAGAAGAAGTTATTATTAAGTCACCTTTTAATTACTCTCTTTTTGGTTTATTCTTTAATAATAATTCAAACAAAACAGTTATAATTTGTCATGGAATATCTTTAAATCTGTACAGTAGCATCAAATATTTGCCTCTTTACTATATTAAGGGATTTAATGTCCTTGTATACGACCATAGAAATCATGGGAAAAGTGGCGGTAAAACAACTACTTATGGCTACTATGAAAAATATGATTTAAAAGCCTGCGTAGACTGGGTGAAAGGTAGGTATGGACCTGATGCATTAATTGGTATTCACGGAGAATCCATGGGGGCTGCCACAGTAATTCAATATGCAGCATTAGAGGATGTAGCAGCTTTTTATGTTGTTGATTGCCCCTATTCTGATTTGAAATCCGAGCTGGTAATTAGATCTTGGGAAGATTACATGCTCCCAAAGTTTCCTATAATTAATATTTGTAATTTAATAAACAAAGTTGTTACGGGAGTATTTTTCGAACAAGTCTCCCCAATTAATGAAATTAGTAAAATAAAAACACCTATGTTATTTATTCATGGCGCTCTCGATAAGTATGTGCCAACAGAAATGACAATAGATTTGTTTAATAAAAAAAATGGATTAAAAGAGCTTTATATTGCTCCGAATTCAGGTCATGTTGAGTCATATAGTAATAATAAGGATGAGTACAATCTAATTTTAGATAAATTTTTAAAACTTATAAAAATAAATTGA
- a CDS encoding acyl-CoA dehydratase activase-related protein: MKIGIPQSLLYAYYFPFWKTYFEELGHEVVVTPMTTKGIIDRGVKASVPEICVPIKIYLGHVITLLEEVDYIFVPRFVSIRKGQFFCPKFMGLPDMVRYTFKGIEEKLISPMIKTNSDNIGNTFSDYKFMEKMFGISSQKNIKALEKANEVWLRFREYSKKGYTITEAMKIVLDGYGESSFSTNSDSNSSVTIGLIGYVYNIYDSFISMDILNRLREMGVKVKTFEMLEEDSLEKELQRMNNKTMFWTFSDKLLAAGYSFYNNPEVDGLIHVTAFGCGPDSMLGKLLDMDTVEYNKPFMTVRVDEHTGENHLQTRIEAFIDMLKRRKMNMKRGA; this comes from the coding sequence GTGAAAATAGGTATACCACAAAGTTTATTATATGCATACTATTTTCCTTTCTGGAAGACTTATTTTGAAGAATTGGGACATGAAGTTGTAGTAACACCAATGACTACTAAAGGGATTATAGATAGAGGGGTTAAGGCATCGGTGCCTGAAATTTGTGTACCAATTAAGATATATCTAGGGCATGTAATAACATTATTAGAAGAAGTTGACTATATATTTGTACCTAGGTTCGTATCTATTAGAAAAGGGCAGTTTTTTTGCCCTAAATTTATGGGTTTACCGGATATGGTTCGATACACATTTAAAGGTATTGAAGAAAAATTGATATCACCAATGATAAAAACAAATAGTGATAACATTGGGAATACATTTAGTGATTATAAGTTCATGGAAAAAATGTTTGGTATTTCAAGTCAAAAAAATATAAAGGCATTAGAGAAGGCAAATGAAGTATGGTTAAGATTTAGAGAATATTCTAAAAAGGGATATACGATAACTGAGGCTATGAAAATAGTATTGGATGGTTACGGTGAAAGTAGCTTTAGCACTAATTCAGACTCTAATAGTTCTGTTACAATTGGTCTTATCGGATATGTCTATAATATTTATGACTCCTTCATAAGTATGGATATACTTAATCGTCTAAGAGAAATGGGAGTAAAAGTAAAAACCTTTGAAATGCTTGAGGAAGATAGTTTAGAAAAAGAACTACAACGAATGAATAATAAAACAATGTTTTGGACCTTTAGTGATAAACTATTAGCTGCGGGATATTCTTTCTATAATAATCCTGAGGTAGATGGACTAATCCATGTTACGGCCTTTGGTTGTGGGCCTGATTCAATGCTTGGAAAGCTACTAGATATGGATACTGTTGAATACAATAAACCATTTATGACAGTCCGTGTAGATGAACATACTGGAGAAAATCATCTACAAACTAGAATTGAGGCTTTTATAGATATGCTTAAAAGAAGAAAAATGAATATGAAGAGAGGTGCCTGA
- the rodA gene encoding rod shape-determining protein RodA, translating to MRIKNNKLLKKMDFYLILDILVICLIGVLVVASATHTHPLGSAGFIRTQIASIIIGFVAIVFILLFDYNILSKFYLPIYIFSNALLVGVLVFGRGADEWGANRWIKIGGFQFQPADFVKIGIIICLAKILSENKNTVNKPKTLLQIIGFLIVPMALIAVQPDLGTTMAFAVFGFGMLFIAGLKYKYIIITGVAGILSFPLMWLGVLKDYQKERILTFINPELDPTGKGYQIIQSKLAVGSGKLFGRGLFQGTQNRLGFLPERHNDFIFSVMAEELGFLGVSTLVVLYFILLYKCAKIARDAKDDFGAFLATGVTFMLAFHIFANIAMTIGLMPVTGKPLPFVSYGGTFMLSNMMAIGLVLNVNMRRDKINF from the coding sequence TTGAGAATTAAAAACAATAAACTATTAAAAAAGATGGACTTTTATTTAATATTAGATATATTAGTCATATGCTTAATAGGAGTGCTTGTCGTTGCTAGTGCAACACATACTCACCCACTAGGTAGTGCTGGTTTTATTAGGACGCAGATTGCATCTATAATTATTGGCTTTGTTGCAATAGTATTTATTTTATTATTTGACTATAATATATTATCCAAATTTTATTTACCAATATATATTTTTAGTAATGCACTATTAGTTGGAGTTTTGGTTTTTGGTCGTGGGGCTGATGAATGGGGAGCAAATCGTTGGATTAAAATTGGTGGATTTCAGTTCCAACCCGCAGACTTTGTGAAAATTGGTATTATTATATGTCTAGCTAAAATACTAAGTGAGAATAAAAATACTGTTAACAAACCTAAGACCCTGTTGCAAATAATAGGCTTTCTTATTGTTCCAATGGCTTTAATAGCTGTCCAGCCTGACTTGGGAACAACAATGGCTTTTGCAGTTTTTGGATTTGGTATGCTATTTATAGCAGGTTTAAAATATAAATATATTATAATAACAGGAGTAGCTGGTATTTTAAGTTTTCCGTTAATGTGGTTAGGTGTTTTAAAGGATTATCAAAAGGAGAGAATACTAACCTTTATAAATCCAGAACTAGACCCTACTGGAAAAGGATATCAAATTATACAGTCTAAGCTTGCTGTAGGCTCTGGTAAGCTATTTGGTAGAGGGTTATTTCAGGGTACTCAGAACAGACTTGGCTTCCTTCCTGAAAGGCATAATGATTTTATCTTTTCTGTTATGGCAGAGGAGCTAGGTTTTTTAGGGGTGTCTACGCTGGTTGTATTATATTTTATACTACTTTATAAATGCGCAAAAATTGCTAGGGATGCCAAAGATGATTTTGGGGCTTTCTTAGCAACAGGTGTTACTTTTATGTTAGCATTTCATATCTTTGCTAATATTGCTATGACTATTGGTTTAATGCCGGTAACTGGTAAACCATTGCCATTTGTAAGCTATGGTGGTACATTCATGCTTTCAAATATGATGGCAATTGGATTAGTTCTCAACGTAAATATGAGAAGAGACAAAATTAACTTCTAA
- a CDS encoding acyl-CoA dehydratase activase: protein MQEVYLGIDVGSVSTNIVAINRSGEVLYSKYIRTNGQPLDSVKNGLKELNSEIGNEIVVKGIGTTGSGRQLIGVMVGADVVKNEITAHATATIHEVPNVKTIFEIGGQDSKIIIIEDQMVVDFAMNTVCAAGTGSFLDHQSERLGIPIEEFGDMALTAQRDVRIAGRCTVFAESDMIAKQQFGFSKAEIIKGLSEALVRNYINNLGRGKKIEPPFVFQGGVAANKGIRSAFEKEINNEVIIPKHFNIMGAIGAALLAMDHMIETGEQTKFRGFQAADFEFVPSTFNCEDCSNGCEVIKVELNKEVVAMWGDRCSKWTNSL from the coding sequence ATGCAAGAGGTGTATTTAGGGATCGATGTTGGGTCTGTAAGTACTAACATTGTGGCGATTAACAGGAGTGGAGAGGTTTTATACAGTAAATATATAAGAACAAATGGGCAACCCTTAGATTCAGTGAAAAATGGATTAAAGGAATTAAACAGTGAAATTGGTAATGAAATAGTAGTAAAGGGTATTGGAACAACTGGGAGTGGAAGACAGTTAATAGGGGTTATGGTTGGGGCTGACGTAGTAAAAAATGAAATTACTGCCCATGCTACAGCGACTATTCATGAGGTCCCTAATGTTAAAACAATTTTTGAGATAGGCGGCCAAGATTCAAAAATTATTATTATAGAAGATCAAATGGTCGTTGATTTTGCAATGAATACAGTATGCGCTGCTGGGACGGGTTCATTTTTAGATCATCAGTCTGAGCGGTTAGGAATACCTATTGAAGAATTCGGGGATATGGCATTAACAGCCCAGAGGGATGTCCGTATAGCTGGAAGATGTACTGTTTTTGCAGAATCTGACATGATTGCAAAGCAACAATTTGGATTCTCAAAAGCGGAAATAATCAAAGGCTTAAGTGAAGCCTTAGTTCGTAATTACATTAATAACTTAGGTAGGGGAAAGAAAATTGAGCCACCATTTGTATTTCAAGGTGGTGTAGCTGCTAATAAAGGCATAAGAAGTGCTTTTGAAAAAGAAATTAATAATGAAGTTATTATACCGAAACATTTTAATATAATGGGGGCAATTGGAGCAGCCCTTTTAGCTATGGATCATATGATTGAGACTGGGGAACAGACTAAATTTAGAGGGTTCCAAGCAGCCGATTTTGAATTTGTACCTTCTACATTTAATTGCGAAGACTGCTCAAATGGTTGTGAAGTAATTAAGGTTGAGTTAAATAAAGAAGTTGTGGCTATGTGGGGCGATAGGTGTAGTAAATGGACAAATAGTCTATAA
- a CDS encoding acyl-CoA dehydratase activase-related protein, whose product MKVSFPYMGTTVIYKKLLEQLGHDVIMPPIPSQKTINLGVKYSPEFACFPLKVIMGSYMEAIEKGAEVIITSGGHGPCRAGFYEQVHSRILKQEGHNVEFIVFNSMFRDFKNFYKNLMRIKADNSWIKVAKSLMLVYDMMKKLDVLEKEVQVIRAYEIKKGETTRIWENIQRIFDQANNKKQIREAFEKGKELLSKVRKHDVKPQNRLRVGIVGEIYVVMEPSINMKMEELLGSLGVEVERSQYLSQWVDYNVLPDFMNYTHEKEVLKKGEKYLPIEIGGHAKQTLGQIVDFSKRGFDGVVHLMPFGCLPELVSQSIIPRITEDLGIPVLTLSIDEQTGVANNLTRVEAFLDLIRGKHSKKIS is encoded by the coding sequence ATGAAGGTGTCTTTTCCTTATATGGGAACAACAGTTATTTATAAAAAGCTTTTAGAGCAACTAGGGCATGATGTTATAATGCCCCCTATTCCAAGTCAAAAAACAATAAATCTTGGTGTTAAATATAGTCCGGAATTTGCTTGCTTTCCACTAAAAGTTATTATGGGAAGCTACATGGAGGCTATCGAAAAAGGAGCAGAGGTTATTATAACTTCTGGTGGGCATGGCCCATGTAGAGCAGGATTTTATGAACAGGTCCATAGTAGAATATTAAAGCAAGAGGGACATAATGTTGAATTCATTGTTTTTAACTCGATGTTTAGGGATTTTAAAAATTTCTATAAAAATCTAATGAGGATTAAAGCTGATAATTCTTGGATAAAGGTTGCTAAATCACTTATGCTTGTATACGATATGATGAAAAAGCTTGATGTACTAGAAAAAGAAGTTCAAGTAATACGTGCATATGAGATTAAAAAAGGTGAAACTACAAGAATTTGGGAGAATATTCAAAGAATATTTGATCAAGCAAATAATAAAAAACAAATAAGAGAAGCCTTTGAAAAGGGTAAGGAACTTCTTTCTAAAGTTAGAAAGCATGATGTTAAGCCTCAAAATAGATTAAGAGTTGGTATTGTTGGAGAAATATACGTTGTTATGGAGCCTTCCATTAATATGAAGATGGAAGAATTGCTTGGGTCATTAGGTGTTGAGGTTGAGCGATCCCAATATTTATCCCAGTGGGTAGATTATAATGTATTACCTGATTTTATGAATTATACCCATGAAAAAGAAGTACTCAAAAAAGGAGAAAAGTACTTACCTATAGAAATAGGAGGACACGCTAAACAAACCTTAGGACAAATTGTTGATTTTAGTAAGCGAGGTTTTGATGGAGTTGTTCATTTGATGCCCTTTGGTTGTTTACCAGAGTTGGTCTCTCAAAGTATTATTCCTAGAATAACTGAGGATTTAGGAATTCCCGTATTAACCTTATCAATTGATGAGCAAACAGGTGTTGCAAATAATCTTACAAGAGTTGAAGCTTTTTTAGATTTAATTCGAGGAAAACATTCAAAAAAAATATCATAA
- a CDS encoding ferritin, with product MLSEKLLKEFNDQMKYEFASANYYLAMAGYCLDQDLDGFANFFKVQADEERFHAMKFFNFINDAGSRLEIQGFEDPKNEFSSLEEVFSFALNHEKFVTSRINLLMDIAVQEKNYACVSFLNWFIDEQVEEESMFNALLNKVKRIGNNDAALFLLDAELAQRTFTPPAAE from the coding sequence ATGTTATCAGAAAAATTACTTAAAGAGTTTAATGATCAAATGAAGTATGAATTTGCTTCAGCGAATTATTACTTAGCAATGGCTGGATACTGTTTAGATCAAGATTTAGACGGATTTGCTAACTTTTTCAAAGTACAAGCAGATGAGGAAAGATTCCACGCTATGAAATTTTTTAATTTTATTAATGATGCAGGTAGCCGTCTTGAAATCCAAGGATTTGAAGATCCTAAAAATGAATTTAGCTCATTAGAAGAGGTTTTTTCTTTCGCGTTAAATCATGAAAAGTTTGTAACTAGCAGAATTAATCTTCTAATGGATATTGCAGTTCAAGAAAAAAACTATGCCTGTGTTAGCTTCTTAAACTGGTTCATTGATGAGCAAGTAGAAGAAGAATCAATGTTTAATGCATTATTAAACAAGGTAAAAAGAATAGGAAACAATGATGCTGCTTTATTTTTACTAGATGCTGAATTAGCCCAAAGAACATTTACACCACCAGCTGCTGAATAA